One window of Magallana gigas chromosome 2, xbMagGiga1.1, whole genome shotgun sequence genomic DNA carries:
- the LOC105344352 gene encoding uncharacterized protein: MKIINAHNCNNHVINMSKRVKTKPKVRANVGTGMTRKNVDDKESADRIAAAEAMSCLSSTPFILPSSSDAIVKAVTDQRLETMGDTASNQDMIMTVSKRGKSKQRRGGKRSPVKTQQTNSDITENNVTVSQNSNPSGTISNDSCKPSTSHQNVINFESVNTASISQASLIAQQLSNLVKIQKEKQEKADAMPSHSNIKFSLQQMLELKRTQSQDHSQSSTNSVLKLPLTVSTTESNIARDMASPSSVTSSESIELPQTTVDHILNSNKYDTPEASLPLKKRRLQTYKDGEVPATESGLPSQKMVDLTTDKQDQNKDHNRKQQVDTSKTGSSGMFVNPQMSLMLLNEIQMALHQDEDGDLPLHIAVAQENIVMVQKFVHLMTISGKNVDKYNKSLQTPLHLAVELQFDQAVSVLLMAGANPSLVNNEGDSAVHLAVKHNTINNLALMLIKSQHKADINARNFEGLAPLHLAVIKNQIEMVKVLIRCGADINIQDGKSGRTPLFHAVEGNQLALVMLFRQCNANLELTNYAGITALMAAQAKGFSEASSVLMVGLDPKAIIEHKEKEKMMMPNKKMPIPRIPSKAHLIVPVNQRGIKKESNSENETSSQGNSQESEDVKQRIEEKTDTQQLYERAVMEFKMKREIQDSEVGAFEIDRKEIVEQKPLQLTVNLPVKKEKQKRNKQKKLKKEIKQDSDIEISSEVVVQTVPHKGPVNSVVENSECKTTLESMNNTSKTVPVSGTNAAKPVSTAENVTSINARTASLLAAHLKSMKNALTSSKHGSSFPLNLSCDGKETVNFETTSTTLSNGS; this comes from the exons ATGAAGATTATTAACGCCCATAATTGTAATAACCACGTCATAAACATGAGCAAGAGAgtgaaaacaaaaccaaaagtAAGAGCCAATGTAGGAACTGGGATGACGCGGAAAAATGTCGACGATAAGGAGAGTGCGGACCGTATTGCTGCAGCGGAGGCTATGTCGTGTCTTTCCTCTACACCCTTCATTCTGCCGTCCTCTTCGGACGCCATTGTCAAAGCTGTGACGGACCAGAGACTAGAGACCATGGGTGACACTGCCTCAAATCAAGACATGATCATGACTGTCTCAAAAAGGGGAAAATCTAAACAGCGCCGAGGGGGTAAGCGATCTCCAGTAAAAACACAGCAGACGAACTCTGATATAACGGAGAATAATGTTACTGTAAGTCAGAACTCTAACCCATCCGGTACAATTTCCAATGACTCATGTAAACCTAGTACATCCCATCAGaatgttattaattttgaaagtGTCAATACAGCATCAATATCACAAGCATCATTGATTGCACAGCAGTTAAGTAATcttgtaaagatacagaaagaaaaacaagagaAAGCTGATGCAATGCCATCACATTCCAACATCAAGTTTTCCCTTCAACAAATGTTAGAGTTGAAAAGGACCCAAAGTCAGGACCATTCACAAAGTTCAACAAACTCTGTGCTAAAACTTCCCCTAACAGTGTCCACAACAGAGAGTAATATAGCAAGAGACATGGCTAGCCCAAGCTCTGTTACAAGTAGTGAAAGCATAGAGCTGCCCCAGACCACAGTTGACCACATTCTGAACTCCAATAAATACGACACCCCAGAAGCCTCCCTACCCCTGAAGAAAAGGCGGTTACAAACCTACAAAGATGGAGAGGTCCCAGCCACTGAAAGTGGTTTACCATCGCAGAAAATGGTCGACCTAACCACTGACAAACAGGACCAAAACAAGGATCATAACAGGAAACAGCAGG TGGACACCTCTAAGACTGGATCCTCGGGTATGTTTGTGAATCCTCAGATGAGTCTAATGCTACTGAACGAGATCCAAATGGCCCTCCACCAAGATGAGGATGGGGACTT GCCTTTACATATTGCTGTGGCACAGGAAAACATTGTGATGGTCCAGAAATTTGTTCATCTAATGACAATATCTGGTAAAAACGTGGACAAATACAACAAATCACTACAG ACTCCTCTACATCTGGCCGTGGAGCTGCAGTTTGACCAGGCGGTGTCCGTCCTCCTGATGGCTGGAGCCAACCCCTCACTGGTCAACAACGAGGGCGACAGTGCAGTTCATCTAGCCGTGAAACACAACACTATCAATAACCTAGCACTCATGCTCATCAAAAGTCAGCACAAGGCAGATATCAATGCCAGGAATTTTGAAG GTTTAGCCCCACTTCATTTGGCTGTTATTAAAAACCAGATAGAAATGGTGAAGGTTCTGATAAGGTGTGGTGCTGATATCAATATTCAG GATGGCAAGAGTGGGAGGACGCCATTGTTTCATGCTGTTGAGGGTAATCAGTTAGCTTTAGTCATGCTGTTCAGGCAATGCAATGCCAACCTGGAGCTGACTAACTATGCAGGCATCACTGCTTTAATGGCTGCCCAGGCCAAGGGTTTCTCTGAGGCCAGCTCTGTGTTAATGGTGGGCCTGGACCCCAAGGCCATCATAGAACACAAGGAGAAAGAGAAGATGATGATGCCCAATAAAAAG ATGCCAATACCAAGGATTCCTAGTAAAGCTCATTTGATTGTACCTGTTAATCAAAGAGGCATTAAAAAGGAAAGCAACAGTGAAAATGAAACCAGTTCACAAGGAAATAGTCAAGAGAGTGAAGATGTCAAGCAGAGGATAGAGGAAAAAACTGATACTCAGCAACTGTATGAAAGAGCTGTCAtggaatttaaaatgaaaagagaaaTTCAGGACAGTGAAGTGGGGGCATTCGAAATTGACCGTAAAGAAATTGTGGAACAGAAACCTCTTCAGTTAACAGTAAATCTTCcagtgaaaaaagaaaaacaaaagcgAAACAAGCAAAAGAAACTAAAGAAAGAAATTAAGCAGGACAGTGATATAGAGATTTCTTCTGAGGTAGTTGTTCAAACTGTCCCTCACAAAGGGCCTGTGAACTCTGTGGTGGAGAATTCAGAGTGTAAAACTACTTTAGAATCCATGAATAACACTTCTAAAACTGTTCCAGTAAGTGGTACTAATGCTGCTAAACCAGTGAGCACAGCAGAGAATGTGACTAGCATCAATGCTAGGACGGCATCCCTACTGGCAGCTCACCTCAAAAGCATGAAGAATGCACTGACTAGCAGCAAACATGGTTCCTCGTTCCCACTAAATCTATCCTGTGATGGAAAGGAGACTGTCAACTTTGAAACAACGAGTACGACGTTATCCAATGGATCCTAG